From Rickettsia endosymbiont of Ceutorhynchus obstrictus, a single genomic window includes:
- a CDS encoding pyridoxal phosphate-dependent aminotransferase produces MSIISKRLSIIKPSPTLAVVKKTLELKKAGIDIISLGAGEPDFDTPDNIKEAAIKAIRDGATKYTNVEGMPLLKQAVQNKFKRENNLDYELDEIIICSGGKQVIYNLFTASLNDGDEVIIPAPYWVSYPDMVLLAGGKPVFANCGIESNFKLSSEALERLITLKTKWLIINSPSNPTGSSYSYEELENIAKLLRKYPHVNIMSDDIYEHIIFDDFKFYTLAQIASDLKERIFTVNGVSKAYSMTGWRIGYGAGSRDLIKAMAIIQSQSTSNPCSISQMAAIEALNGPQDFIKQNALNFQKKRDLALSILERIKYFSCYKPEGAFYLFVKCEKIFGLKALSGKIIKNSNDLGKYLLEEAKVAVVPGIAFGLEGYFRISYAMSIEDLKEACVRIEKACSILKQVD; encoded by the coding sequence ATGTCCATCATTTCTAAACGCTTAAGTATTATCAAGCCTTCTCCGACTTTGGCAGTGGTTAAAAAGACGCTTGAACTAAAAAAAGCCGGAATAGATATCATTTCACTCGGTGCGGGAGAGCCTGATTTTGATACGCCCGATAATATTAAAGAGGCGGCAATCAAAGCAATAAGGGATGGTGCTACTAAATATACGAATGTTGAAGGTATGCCGCTTCTTAAACAAGCAGTGCAAAATAAATTTAAACGTGAGAATAATTTAGATTATGAACTTGATGAGATAATAATATGTAGCGGCGGCAAGCAGGTTATATATAATCTGTTTACGGCTTCTTTAAATGACGGTGATGAGGTTATTATTCCGGCACCTTACTGGGTTTCTTATCCCGATATGGTCTTACTTGCAGGAGGTAAGCCCGTCTTTGCTAATTGCGGAATTGAAAGTAATTTTAAGTTAAGTAGCGAAGCGTTAGAGCGGTTAATTACGCTTAAAACTAAATGGCTGATTATTAATTCCCCAAGTAATCCGACCGGCTCTAGCTATTCTTACGAAGAGCTGGAAAATATTGCTAAATTGTTGCGAAAATATCCGCATGTTAACATAATGTCGGACGATATTTATGAGCATATTATTTTTGACGATTTTAAATTTTATACTTTAGCGCAAATAGCTAGTGATTTAAAGGAGCGGATATTTACCGTAAACGGCGTATCCAAAGCTTACTCGATGACGGGTTGGCGAATAGGCTACGGCGCGGGTTCTAGGGATTTAATTAAAGCAATGGCTATTATCCAATCGCAAAGTACTTCAAATCCTTGTTCTATCAGTCAGATGGCTGCTATCGAAGCCTTAAACGGTCCGCAAGATTTTATTAAGCAAAATGCTTTAAATTTTCAGAAAAAACGTGATTTGGCTTTATCGATTTTAGAAAGGATAAAATATTTTAGTTGCTATAAACCGGAAGGAGCGTTTTATTTGTTTGTTAAATGTGAAAAAATATTTGGATTGAAAGCTTTATCCGGTAAAATCATAAAAAATAGTAATGATTTAGGCAAGTATTTACTTGAAGAGGCTAAAGTTGCTGTAGTACCGGGGATTGCTTTCGGCTTAGAAGGGTATTTTAGAATTTCTTATGCTATGTCTATTGAGGATTTAAAAGAAGCATGTGTTAGAATAGAAAAAGCTTGTAGTATACTAAAACAAGTTGATTAA
- a CDS encoding palindromic element RPE1 domain-containing protein: MFGSKITSTIKDKIKLYYYKITNIPNWCKNKILDSTNYYNDCKHKLSHLKETNFELGIDHLYKGNLNDAILRFKLVDKFFARADPKIYYWLALAYFLKNNYSTALDYAQKSSTEDKTQLGTFLQNYKNAKEIPGAIWQQYRDLTARYYTNSFRNENNIHLPYSFIHETINQITDLPDNYNILELGSNVGLIGYEIQKRFPESFSLTGVESSTVMNNLLSVYYPNTEIYDQVFDVSIPDFIKQTSDKFRPLAELAYSQEFEGDTERRTGAYSNVREDEGLGSMYKLPEEVELSKRSFDVILSFCGLSFTSGLEIYFDAIYSLLNESGYFAFCLPIAASTSYSLKRKEFIFNLDEIIEILNTGKFTILSSQKLILAENNKYCIVVCKKTSI; this comes from the coding sequence ATGTTTGGTAGCAAAATAACTTCTACGATAAAAGATAAGATAAAACTTTATTATTATAAAATAACAAACATCCCTAATTGGTGTAAAAATAAGATTCTAGATTCTACAAACTATTATAATGATTGTAAGCACAAACTCAGCCATTTAAAAGAAACCAATTTTGAGTTAGGAATCGATCATTTATATAAAGGAAATCTAAATGATGCAATATTAAGATTTAAATTGGTCGATAAATTTTTTGCACGTGCAGACCCTAAAATATATTATTGGCTTGCCTTAGCTTACTTTTTAAAAAATAATTATTCAACAGCTCTGGATTATGCCCAAAAATCTTCTACGGAAGATAAGACTCAACTAGGAACGTTTTTACAAAATTATAAAAATGCCAAGGAAATTCCCGGAGCGATATGGCAACAATATAGAGATTTAACGGCAAGATACTATACTAATAGTTTTCGCAATGAAAATAATATCCATCTTCCTTATAGCTTTATTCACGAAACTATAAATCAGATAACCGATTTACCCGATAATTATAATATTTTAGAATTAGGCAGTAATGTCGGACTTATAGGATATGAAATTCAAAAACGTTTTCCTGAAAGCTTTAGCTTAACCGGTGTTGAAAGCTCTACCGTCATGAATAATTTACTAAGCGTATATTATCCTAATACCGAAATTTATGATCAAGTATTTGACGTTTCAATACCGGATTTTATCAAACAAACCTCCGATAAATTTAGACCTCTTGCAGAACTCGCTTATTCTCAGGAATTTGAAGGAGACACGGAACGCAGAACCGGAGCGTACTCTAACGTACGTGAGGATGAGGGGTTAGGATCGATGTACAAATTACCAGAAGAAGTAGAGTTATCCAAGAGGTCTTTTGATGTAATATTGAGTTTTTGCGGCTTATCCTTTACTAGCGGTTTGGAAATTTATTTTGATGCTATTTATTCTTTATTAAATGAATCAGGCTATTTCGCCTTCTGTTTACCTATTGCGGCCAGTACAAGTTATTCTTTAAAACGAAAAGAATTTATTTTTAATTTAGATGAAATTATTGAAATCTTAAATACCGGCAAGTTTACTATATTAAGCTCTCAAAAATTAATACTGGCGGAAAATAATAAATATTGTATTGTAGTATGTAAAAAAACTAGCATTTAA
- a CDS encoding amino acid ABC transporter permease — protein MFEYFIKFSPHILFIVKGTLITLKYSVIAVILGLLIGILLAICKVSKNFILRLFANFYTSIFRGTPLLIQLSIIYFGLPYLIGIKFSVFVAGVTAFSLNSGAYVSEIIRAGINAVDKGQVEAAEALAIPKALIMKDIILPQAIKNIFPSLINELVNLIKESAIISTLGEMDLMRRASIVSGETYNYFLPALVAAFCYYILVMIISNIAKIIEKKLIVN, from the coding sequence ATGTTTGAATATTTTATAAAATTTTCTCCTCATATCCTTTTTATTGTTAAAGGAACGTTAATAACTTTAAAATATAGTGTGATTGCCGTGATATTAGGCTTGCTAATAGGAATATTATTAGCAATTTGTAAAGTAAGCAAAAATTTTATATTAAGGTTATTTGCAAATTTTTATACTTCTATTTTTCGTGGCACACCTTTACTTATTCAGTTAAGTATTATTTATTTCGGTTTACCTTATTTAATCGGTATTAAATTTAGCGTTTTCGTCGCCGGAGTTACGGCTTTTTCCCTTAATTCTGGGGCATATGTTTCGGAAATAATTAGAGCGGGAATTAATGCCGTCGATAAAGGGCAAGTTGAGGCGGCGGAAGCTCTTGCTATACCTAAGGCGTTAATAATGAAAGATATAATTTTACCGCAGGCAATTAAAAATATATTTCCTTCGCTAATAAACGAGCTGGTTAATTTGATAAAAGAATCGGCAATTATTTCGACGCTCGGCGAGATGGATTTAATGCGTAGGGCGAGCATAGTGTCGGGTGAAACGTATAATTATTTTTTGCCCGCACTTGTTGCGGCTTTTTGTTATTACATTTTAGTAATGATAATCAGCAATATAGCAAAAATAATAGAGAAAAAGCTAATTGTTAATTAA
- a CDS encoding lysophospholipid acyltransferase family protein — protein MRKAFKRFLKNNNCAVNIITILLYGYLKFVYFTSRRKFIFPKGSDKKKFLAEQGVIFAFWHNMLALSPCMFKGHTDVYALISPHLDGKFLNNIVSKFGCGVIIGSTNKNPIGALKVIIQKLSKGSNVIITPDGPKGPVYKINSGITEIARKYNKKLIPIVSNTSRYFLLKSWDKLIMPLPFGTITVIVGSPLNFTDNKEQNDINLEKQLSSLTQSLPK, from the coding sequence ATGAGAAAAGCTTTTAAAAGATTTCTAAAAAATAATAATTGTGCGGTTAATATAATCACGATTTTACTATATGGTTATTTAAAATTTGTTTATTTTACTTCAAGGCGGAAATTTATATTTCCAAAAGGAAGCGATAAGAAAAAATTTTTAGCAGAGCAAGGAGTAATTTTTGCTTTTTGGCATAATATGCTTGCCTTAAGTCCATGTATGTTTAAAGGACATACGGATGTTTACGCTTTAATATCTCCTCATTTAGACGGCAAATTTCTAAATAATATCGTTAGCAAATTCGGTTGCGGTGTTATAATCGGCTCTACTAATAAAAATCCGATTGGGGCATTGAAAGTAATTATTCAAAAATTATCCAAAGGCAGTAATGTAATAATTACGCCGGACGGTCCCAAAGGACCGGTTTACAAAATAAATAGCGGTATTACCGAAATTGCACGTAAATATAATAAAAAATTAATACCGATCGTTAGTAATACATCGAGATATTTTTTGTTAAAAAGTTGGGATAAATTAATAATGCCGCTGCCGTTCGGCACTATAACCGTCATAGTCGGCTCGCCTCTAAATTTTACAGATAATAAAGAACAAAACGATATTAACCTTGAGAAGCAGCTAAGCAGTTTAACACAGAGTTTACCGAAATGA
- the waaA gene encoding lipid IV(A) 3-deoxy-D-manno-octulosonic acid transferase, translated as MLYLYHLLSFVLLPIYFIIIFIRLLIGKEDISRLKERFALGQKRSNEEFLIWIHAASVGESVAALNLIRSINSRFPQIRFLVTSWTTSSARMLVAKLPDIAIHQFLPIDNIIFVKKFLKNWRPDLGIFIESELWPCMISEGAKYSKLLLLNARISDKSFKSWQKRKSFFALIVKNFSKIIVQSEVDRQKFNDLGVTDVVNLGNIKFANQKLEVNEKELAILAAHLKDKRIIVFASTHPEDEKVIFPILKILKRQFSDCYFILIPRHPERVKSIIDNCVLLNLAITAKSQNNLPILSDDLYIVDKFGEMGLFFSLATISFIGGSFKQGGHNILEAAYFANCIIFGPDMSKNTDIASGAINNKSAIQIKDENDLLAKLQYLLTSSNKKELKGYQENALRFVNKNQSILDDYLSVIAEYIG; from the coding sequence ATATTATATTTATATCATCTGTTAAGTTTTGTACTGTTACCGATATATTTTATCATAATTTTTATTCGGTTGCTAATAGGTAAAGAAGATATAAGTCGACTAAAAGAACGATTTGCTTTAGGGCAAAAAAGAAGTAATGAAGAGTTTTTAATATGGATACATGCGGCAAGCGTCGGGGAATCGGTAGCTGCTTTGAATTTAATTAGAAGCATAAATAGCCGATTTCCGCAAATACGTTTTTTAGTCACTTCTTGGACAACAAGCTCTGCTAGAATGTTAGTAGCTAAATTGCCGGATATAGCTATTCATCAATTTTTGCCGATCGATAACATTATTTTTGTTAAGAAATTTTTAAAAAATTGGCGACCTGATTTAGGGATTTTTATAGAATCCGAATTATGGCCGTGCATGATTAGCGAAGGGGCAAAATATAGTAAATTATTATTACTAAATGCGCGTATTTCCGATAAATCGTTTAAATCTTGGCAAAAAAGAAAAAGTTTTTTCGCCTTGATCGTTAAAAATTTTAGTAAGATTATTGTACAAAGTGAAGTCGATCGACAAAAATTTAACGATCTAGGCGTTACCGATGTAGTTAATTTAGGTAACATTAAATTCGCTAATCAAAAGCTTGAGGTAAATGAAAAAGAATTAGCTATATTAGCTGCGCACCTTAAGGATAAGCGGATTATCGTGTTTGCCAGCACTCATCCGGAAGATGAAAAAGTAATTTTTCCTATTCTTAAAATCTTAAAACGGCAATTTTCAGATTGTTATTTTATTTTAATCCCGCGTCACCCTGAGCGTGTAAAGTCAATAATTGATAATTGTGTTTTGTTAAATTTAGCAATTACCGCTAAATCACAAAATAATTTGCCGATTTTAAGCGATGACCTTTATATTGTCGATAAATTCGGTGAAATGGGGTTGTTTTTTTCTTTAGCGACAATTTCTTTTATCGGCGGGTCGTTTAAGCAAGGCGGGCATAACATATTAGAAGCGGCATATTTTGCTAATTGTATTATATTCGGCCCTGATATGAGTAAAAACACCGATATTGCGAGTGGTGCGATTAACAACAAATCGGCAATTCAAATTAAAGACGAGAATGATTTACTCGCGAAGCTGCAATATCTCTTAACTTCGAGTAATAAGAAGGAGTTAAAAGGTTATCAAGAAAATGCTTTAAGATTCGTTAATAAAAACCAATCGATATTAGATGATTATTTGAGTGTTATTGCAGAATATATCGGTTAA
- the rpsG gene encoding 30S ribosomal protein S7: MSRRHAAEKRVILPDMKYNSTLLSRFINNIMKEGKKSLAEKIVYSAFNKMERKHKVEPYEAFNNAMNNVKPYLEVTSVRVGGANYQVPAPVDERRGYALASRWIINAALKRSEKMMIDKLAEELFEASNNRGAAIKKKEDTHKMAEANKAFSHFSPKKMK; encoded by the coding sequence ATGTCACGTCGTCACGCCGCGGAAAAGCGAGTAATTTTACCTGATATGAAATATAACAGTACTTTGCTGTCAAGATTTATTAATAATATTATGAAAGAAGGTAAAAAATCTCTTGCGGAAAAAATAGTTTATTCAGCCTTTAATAAGATGGAAAGAAAACATAAGGTAGAACCTTATGAGGCTTTTAATAATGCCATGAATAATGTAAAGCCTTATCTTGAAGTGACTTCGGTTAGAGTGGGCGGAGCTAATTACCAAGTACCGGCTCCCGTGGATGAAAGAAGAGGGTATGCTCTGGCGTCACGTTGGATTATTAATGCCGCATTAAAGCGATCCGAAAAAATGATGATCGATAAGTTAGCTGAAGAATTATTTGAAGCATCAAATAATAGAGGCGCCGCTATCAAAAAGAAAGAAGATACTCATAAAATGGCTGAAGCTAATAAAGCTTTCTCTCATTTTAGTCCTAAAAAAATGAAATAA
- a CDS encoding ABC transporter substrate-binding protein → MNRIITAIFLLFTTFSAYSDNSAPEGLNDYITKLVSEASGTLNDPNLTQDVKIAKARSLISNNLDFEWMANYTLGRQGRQDLSPEQTKEFVGVYSKYVTKAYTDLIKDYKGEQPKIIGVRQSGSTSTDFIVTMNIVSNTGQEPIRVEYLVRQIKNGGKDTFKVSDIVTEGVSLISAQQQEFTNTLQNEGFDKLIENLKKHS, encoded by the coding sequence ATGAATAGAATTATTACAGCTATATTTTTATTATTTACTACTTTCTCTGCCTATTCGGACAACAGCGCGCCTGAGGGATTAAATGATTATATTACTAAGCTTGTAAGTGAAGCTTCCGGTACACTTAACGATCCAAACTTAACCCAAGACGTAAAAATTGCGAAAGCGCGCAGCTTAATTTCAAATAATTTAGATTTTGAGTGGATGGCTAATTATACGCTTGGACGTCAAGGTAGACAAGATTTATCACCTGAACAAACTAAAGAATTTGTAGGTGTCTACTCTAAATATGTTACTAAAGCTTATACGGATTTAATAAAAGACTATAAGGGTGAACAACCGAAAATAATAGGAGTTCGCCAATCAGGTTCCACCTCCACGGATTTTATAGTAACGATGAATATAGTCAGCAATACGGGACAAGAACCTATTAGAGTAGAATATTTAGTACGTCAAATAAAAAACGGCGGGAAAGATACTTTTAAAGTTTCGGATATAGTAACCGAAGGCGTGAGCCTTATCAGCGCCCAACAGCAAGAATTTACTAATACGCTACAGAATGAAGGTTTTGACAAATTAATAGAAAATTTGAAAAAACATTCTTAG
- a CDS encoding phosphatidylserine decarboxylase: protein MKQYNDFLKIIHREGYIFIASFAVVSFLLASFNSKLGGIGFILTAWCIYFFRNPDRYVPINDDLIVSPADGIVQEIKEAIPPAELGLGDEEMIRVSIFLNIFNVHVNRVPASGKILSLHYNPGKFFNASLDKASIYNERQSVLMETNTGQKIAFVQIAGLIARRIVCDLEEGTEVKAGERYGIIRFGSRADIYLPLKTALFVTKGQTAIGGETIIADFGRKKIAEFKFERR from the coding sequence ATGAAACAATATAACGATTTTTTAAAAATTATTCATCGTGAAGGGTATATATTCATTGCAAGCTTTGCGGTAGTAAGTTTTTTATTAGCTTCTTTTAATAGTAAACTTGGCGGCATAGGGTTTATCCTAACTGCTTGGTGTATATATTTTTTCCGTAACCCCGACCGCTACGTTCCTATAAATGATGACTTAATAGTAAGCCCGGCCGACGGAATAGTTCAAGAAATAAAAGAAGCTATACCGCCGGCAGAATTAGGTCTTGGCGACGAAGAAATGATAAGAGTTAGTATTTTTCTTAATATTTTTAATGTGCATGTTAATAGGGTACCTGCTAGCGGAAAAATTTTATCGCTGCATTACAATCCGGGGAAGTTTTTTAATGCTTCGCTCGATAAGGCAAGTATTTATAATGAACGTCAATCGGTGTTAATGGAAACTAATACCGGTCAGAAAATAGCTTTTGTACAGATAGCAGGATTAATAGCTAGAAGAATAGTATGCGATTTAGAAGAAGGTACCGAGGTTAAAGCAGGAGAGCGATACGGTATAATTCGTTTCGGCAGTAGAGCGGATATTTATTTACCGTTAAAAACAGCCTTATTTGTTACAAAGGGTCAAACCGCTATCGGCGGCGAAACTATCATCGCCGATTTTGGTCGTAAAAAAATAGCGGAATTTAAGTTTGAGAGGAGATAA
- a CDS encoding DUF2610 domain-containing protein, which translates to MKAFEFDCDFGGQKSKFKFYIGTPEQGHHPIQFQADWLSKERGGTVPSEVMDAISKLNDLSKKNNVPLEDLCVYALGSAQEDQNAPPENITEDEEELEENKEGE; encoded by the coding sequence ATGAAAGCATTTGAGTTTGATTGTGATTTTGGCGGACAAAAATCAAAATTTAAATTTTATATCGGAACACCGGAACAAGGGCATCACCCAATACAATTTCAAGCAGATTGGTTGTCAAAAGAGCGTGGAGGTACCGTACCATCAGAAGTAATGGATGCGATTAGTAAATTAAACGATCTTTCTAAAAAAAATAATGTGCCGCTTGAAGATTTGTGTGTATATGCTCTTGGATCAGCTCAAGAAGATCAAAACGCACCACCGGAAAATATAACGGAAGATGAGGAGGAGTTAGAAGAGAATAAGGAAGGGGAATAA
- a CDS encoding VacJ family lipoprotein has product MKILILPIILLMIGLCPFIVQADLEYIDDDKYNYNTTGIGCSQIYDPYERLNRKIFAFNSVLDYLILRPLAVGYKKVTNNYTKTRVNSFVNNIDTPLTAVNYGLQLNYDKTMKSAWRFIINTTLGIGGLFDVASKVGLPSERQTFGNTLAHYGVGPGPYLVLPIIGSTNARDMTDSIFTNYALNPMMYYTHNDFDLTVLAISKINDRYIALPFSDYIMNNSTDPYIAIRSALHQAREASVQYPTNFKCPQVKTKFNTKNIN; this is encoded by the coding sequence ATGAAGATACTAATATTACCTATCATCTTATTAATGATCGGTCTTTGTCCTTTTATCGTTCAAGCCGATCTTGAATATATTGACGATGATAAGTATAATTACAATACTACCGGTATCGGCTGCAGTCAAATTTATGATCCGTATGAAAGATTAAATCGTAAAATTTTTGCTTTTAATTCGGTGTTAGATTATTTGATTTTACGTCCCTTAGCAGTCGGTTATAAGAAAGTTACCAATAATTATACTAAAACAAGAGTTAACAGCTTTGTTAATAATATCGATACTCCTCTTACTGCCGTAAATTACGGGTTACAGTTAAATTACGATAAAACCATGAAGAGTGCTTGGAGATTTATCATTAATACGACTCTCGGCATAGGGGGGTTATTTGACGTGGCAAGCAAAGTAGGTTTACCTTCGGAGCGGCAAACTTTCGGTAATACTTTAGCACATTACGGCGTCGGTCCGGGACCTTATTTAGTATTACCCATAATCGGCAGTACTAACGCTCGCGATATGACCGATTCGATATTTACAAACTATGCACTTAATCCTATGATGTATTATACTCATAATGATTTTGATCTAACTGTTTTAGCGATTAGTAAAATAAATGACCGATATATCGCATTACCTTTTAGTGATTATATCATGAACAACTCTACCGATCCTTATATCGCTATTAGGTCGGCTCTACATCAAGCCCGTGAAGCATCGGTTCAATATCCGACAAATTTTAAATGCCCACAAGTTAAAACAAAATTTAATACAAAAAATATTAATTAA
- a CDS encoding carbonic anhydrase, producing MSYIKYIVLWLIILTNVNLYADSKDIISGKETLKVPVSNEHLRTLNIASTLLISCVDFRLKSETVEFMNKLNLLEDYDEVSLPGSSLALVNNQYLYWGKTIEDVIEILQKLHNIKQVIFLDHRECGAYKLLVGAEYLTTPKKETDIHTETLNKARKIINKKFPNLKVYTFLMGLDGVIEQVYDRPN from the coding sequence ATGTCGTATATAAAATATATAGTTTTATGGTTAATTATATTAACTAATGTTAATCTTTATGCTGATAGCAAAGATATAATTTCCGGCAAGGAAACTTTAAAAGTACCGGTAAGTAACGAACATCTTCGTACTCTTAATATAGCTTCTACTCTTCTTATTTCTTGTGTAGATTTTCGTCTAAAAAGTGAAACCGTTGAGTTTATGAACAAATTAAATTTACTAGAAGATTATGATGAAGTATCGCTTCCCGGCTCTTCCCTTGCTTTAGTTAACAATCAATATCTTTATTGGGGTAAAACAATTGAAGATGTTATTGAGATTTTACAAAAACTACATAATATTAAACAAGTTATCTTTCTCGATCATCGTGAATGCGGAGCGTATAAACTTCTTGTTGGAGCAGAATATCTTACAACGCCTAAAAAAGAAACAGATATACATACGGAAACTTTAAATAAAGCACGCAAAATCATTAACAAAAAATTTCCAAATTTGAAAGTCTATACTTTTTTAATGGGACTTGACGGGGTAATAGAGCAAGTTTACGATAGACCCAACTAA
- the rpsL gene encoding 30S ribosomal protein S12 yields MPTYNQLVRFGRKSKTRKTKSPALEANPFKSGVCLVVKTVTPKKPNSALRKIATVRLSNKRSVNAYIPGEKHSVKEHDRVLVRGGQVPDLPGVKYHIVLGAYDIQGVKGRKQGRSRYGASRKQAVAAKK; encoded by the coding sequence ATGCCGACATATAATCAACTAGTACGTTTTGGGAGAAAATCAAAAACTCGTAAAACAAAATCTCCTGCCTTAGAGGCTAATCCTTTTAAAAGCGGTGTTTGTCTTGTAGTCAAAACGGTGACCCCTAAAAAGCCTAACTCTGCTCTCCGTAAAATTGCCACGGTACGTTTAAGTAATAAAAGAAGCGTTAATGCTTATATACCGGGTGAAAAACATAGCGTAAAAGAGCATGATAGAGTATTAGTTAGAGGCGGACAGGTTCCTGATCTTCCGGGGGTGAAATATCATATAGTACTTGGTGCTTATGACATTCAAGGTGTTAAAGGGCGTAAGCAAGGCCGTTCACGTTACGGTGCTTCCCGTAAACAAGCCGTAGCTGCAAAAAAATAA
- the pssA gene encoding CDP-diacylglycerol--serine O-phosphatidyltransferase → MLKIRKAIINKPIPFIKLIPNFITLLGLITGMSSLRFALDGRWEIAVYCIIVAAILDGIDGRVARMLNATSPFGAELDSLCDFANFGIAPAYLIYLWSFQQYEYKVFSWAVMLLFIVCMALRLARFNISIFQPKQDRAEYFFTGVPAPCGALLALMPVMLDFEISTLLNINIRVHTITINIYLAIIAFLLASRLPTISTKNLNIKPEYLSLAMILFAIIIINLIIYPWYSLPLIAIIYILSIPACYFLKQKLGSK, encoded by the coding sequence TTGTTAAAAATACGTAAAGCTATAATAAATAAGCCTATTCCCTTTATAAAATTAATTCCTAACTTTATTACCTTATTAGGGCTTATTACCGGTATGAGTTCTTTGAGATTTGCCTTAGACGGTAGATGGGAAATCGCCGTATATTGTATTATAGTCGCGGCAATTCTTGACGGCATTGACGGCAGGGTTGCAAGAATGCTAAACGCTACCAGCCCTTTCGGTGCCGAACTTGATTCATTATGTGATTTTGCCAATTTCGGTATAGCTCCCGCATATCTAATATATTTATGGTCTTTTCAGCAATATGAGTATAAAGTGTTTTCATGGGCAGTGATGCTACTATTTATCGTATGCATGGCACTACGTCTTGCACGTTTTAACATTAGTATTTTTCAGCCGAAGCAAGATAGAGCGGAATATTTTTTTACCGGTGTACCTGCCCCTTGCGGCGCGTTACTTGCTTTAATGCCGGTGATGTTAGATTTTGAAATTAGTACTTTACTAAATATAAATATTCGCGTTCACACTATAACCATTAATATCTATTTAGCTATAATAGCTTTTTTACTTGCTAGTAGGTTACCGACTATTTCAACAAAAAATTTAAATATAAAACCGGAATATTTATCCCTTGCAATGATTTTATTTGCAATCATTATTATAAACCTTATCATATATCCATGGTATTCGTTACCGTTAATAGCGATTATATATATTCTTTCTATACCTGCTTGCTATTTTCTCAAGCAAAAACTCGGTAGTAAATAA